The DNA window CACTGACTCAGCATGGACTTCTTTCACCTGCCAAGTTCATTCACCATTTTTCCAGAAGATGTGGAGAAAATCGGATGCTGGggaggaagatgaagatgtcGATGTCAAGGCTTCTTGGCCTGCTGCAACTTTAACTTTAACAAcagatgcagattcagaattcAGAAGAAGAAAGGTTATTGGTTAAATCCAACTGAGGTtagtatttatgtttttacCTTCAAGTATTTCTTGTGTAGCTTCATTGCCCCATTGCAAGCTTTTCTTGCGTCAAGATTTCCAGTCATTTCATTCAAAATCTACAAAGACAGACTGAGATTAGTGATAAACCAACAATCAATCTTTCTCACATAAGACTCTTACTTACCGTAACAACATCATCCAGTCCTCTAGCCTCGCTCAGTAACCTGGCGCTTTTATCCTTAAGAACACTGGCTACCAGGAAAACCGATATGGGGAGCGGAGCTTCCCCATCTTTTCCACCACCATTTTTCATCGCCTCCTTCTCGTACTTTCCATAGTTTCGTATTGACTTTGCCCGCCCTTTACATTCATCGTCAGGGTCTTCATATGTGGCGAACTTCTCCGGATCATACTCCAGAGCCCACATCATCTGTTGTTTGTTAGATAAAAAAAGATGCACATCAACTGTATGTGATAGACATGTAATCTCTCTTTTTCAGTTTACATACCTCCCAAAGGTAGAGAGAATCTCCAAAAGAGAATTCTCTTCTAAACAAAACCATAAGCATTCTGACAGCAAATAGATAATTGCCTCCTCCCAGTTCCTCTGATAGAGAAAGAGAGAACGAACATTTACATCCATAATCCCATCGCAAAAGTATGAACACGATAATATATGCATACCTAGATGGTGGTGAAGCTTCGGGTCGATGACTTGAGTAACTGTGGCCAAACTACAGAGTTGTTTCTCGACCCCGACAGATCTTTCTGTATATCTGAAATTTGCTCTCTTTGAGTTTCAATAACACACAGGTAAGCAAAGCCAATTGTTATACTTGTGCGATTCTATGGAAGAATGACAATTTGTAGGGTGACTTACGCACCGTTCTGCGCATAAAGCGTTCGAAACACCAAAACGCGTCTGCTTCATCTTGGAAAAGCATTATCATTGGCGAACATAGATCACTCATTCCTGTTCCACAAACACAACCAGTAGTCCAGTTTTAGgtagataatatatattcaagtgTTGGAATGGCTGGTGGGCTCACCTTGGCAATAACCGACCTCTGTATCAAACCAAGCGTAGACAGACAGAATATCCCAAAGCTTGGCCAAGTTCTCTTTCTTCTCGTAGAAAACTAGAGTCCTGTCTGTACGAACCACGTCAAGACCTATTTGATGAAGGATGTACTTCCATTCTATGATCTTCTTGTCTGTCTCCTTTTCCAGTGTTATACACTGTCCATTCTCCATGGTCAGTTGCTCGAGCGCTATAGGTTCTTGAGAAGGCTCGCCGTCTTCAGTTATAATGGGCGCCGTTACGTATTTGCCGCTCCCTATAAGAGGGAAAAGGCTGCTGCATTCCGCCTTTAGAACCGTGTATCTAGCCCTGAGAATGAACAAACGAATGAATGAATAGACGGAACAACAAAGGGAAGGAGAACgcaattgaattgaattatacCTTCTGTCTTCTCGTATTTGTTCGCGCTCATCGTATGTGCTCTTGGGATCGTAGCAACCCAATAGAAATTCCCAAACTTCTCCTCTGATATCGGGGTGAATACCCTAATTAAGTAATTAAGATTCATCATGGATAtgttatattatgataataaaaagagaatgatatatgatgatgatgatgatgacttACACCCTGGTAGATTCTGGTAAGGGTCCTGCCTATATCTACATAACCTTCTGGACTGAAGGAAGACTTCCATTTCCGTATGCTTAAGGTCTTACCAGCCTTGATTTTGAATTTGGTTTTGGGAACATCGGTGCATTCTGCTCGGACCTCGTAGTATTTATCAGTGGGGATATCAGCTGCCCTCCACATCGGAGCTGAATCCCGATAAATGAAAAACCCAGATTATATGGAAATTTAATCTCTCgaccaaaacaaaaacataattattagtTTGTTTAGTTTCCTTGAAAATGGAGAGTATTGGGATTTCCTCCCGTCTGTCTGTCTGTGTGTGTCTGGTGGTGAGGGATAAACCATTAACGTCTGGTCATCTTCTCTCTTCCTCTCCCAACCCCTTAAAACACAAAaacaccatttttttttaattttctcaaCTCTCACCCATAATTATATTCACGACAACCCTCAAAATGAGGCATGCATGTGTGTATATCTGTCATTTGTCACGtgttctattatatatattcacaacAAAAATACTTTTTGTTTTGATACtgggttaaaaataaataaaaatatgattccTATAAGATTTTTCTTCCTGTGATATTGTTCTTCTTATCTATGTTTCTTAACAATAAAAACCAGAGACGAAATGAAATTGTCATTCCTAATTCACAGTCTACGTGAGACATGGTAACGAGTATGTGCTAAGGGAACTCGATTATTATTGTGCTAAGGGAActcgattattattttatcaccTGCATTTGATTTCTATTTCTATCTTCATTTTTAATTCGTGGTGTACTCGATTAAagtatgtatttatatattttattttaaaaaaaagttacaaagGATTGAAgattaactaaataatatattttaaaactaataatatcaaaaattttaaaaataaaaaataaaaaacattatttacctATATAGATATGTTGTCAAAGTCGAATAACTCTAAcaattttgttgttattataattaagaaataaaataaaattaatagtatgGTAATTGAAGAGAAATAATGATGAAgaggaataattttattttagtattaggAAAAAAATTGATGTGAAATGTgggtataattaaaaaaaaaattattagttattagGATGGAGGTAATGATGGAAAtgtgaaatattatattaatacttAATAGTAATTTTTTTCTCGTGTAAGTTTTGCATATACAtctctaattaattattgatctTTTTCACTACCCATCTCCGATTTCGACTACGAATTcgatttaaaatatctaacCCGGTCATCAATTATCCATGAGTATTAGGCATCCGAGTACTCACCTTACATAATAGTGATTGAGAAAAAGACCGAAAAGATGGTTAATCATTAGACTAGACGCGTTGTCATGAGTTGAAAAAGCCAAAGTTACTGCACAAAATCAAAACTTGAGAGAAATGATCAACATGATTGACAACAAATGTATTTGTTCTTGCATGGATGCTATAATCTTGTCTTGTTAGATATTCAAAATGAAAACTGGCTTTGACATTGGGTTGGGCATtgggtattttttttatttttggaaaacggGGTTGGGCATTGGGTTGGGACCACATGATTAAGACAAAGGTCAGGTAGCTAGCTACCCTTATTTAGCCTACAATAAGAAAAGCATCACTTAACTAAACGAGAAATGTGCTTATCCAATCCTAATTTCATTCCACCTAAATCACAAGGCATCATTATATTCTTCACACTAACTACTCAAGCAAAGTATAATAAAAGCCTAGAAAAACATACCAACAAAAAACTATAAACCATTGATATACTATACTTTGTACTAGATGCTAAGAAAACCAAAGAATAATAACAAAAAGGAGGTGCCAAAAGCTTCACTACATAAACCCCTTTCCCCATTACTTCATCTCATCAACCATCGCACCTTCTCCTCCTCCCTATTCCAAACATTCACTTCTCCAATGGGTGGCACTAAAATTCATCTTGCTTTAAGCATAATAGTATTTAGTCTTCTCATCGGTAATGGTTCTACTTACGAGTTCAAGGTTGGAGGCTCAGTCGGATGGACAGTTCCCGCAGATTCTAATCCTGTCGACTACAAACATTGGGCAGAAAAGAATCGGTTTCAAATTGGAGACACACTTTGTAAGTTATTATTCATTTGTAACATATGAAGGAAATGTTAAGAAAtgtattattcattttttaagaaTGTTCTCTTTTGCAGTGTTTACATATGGAGGAAGCAACGACTCTGTTCTATATGTAACAAAGGAAGACTATGACAATTGCACCACATCGAATCCAATCGACACGTTCACCAATGGTTACAGCGTGTTTAAGTTCCAACATTCCGGACATTACTATTTCATAAGTGGAAACAAAGATAACTGTCTTAAAAATGAGAAGATTGAGGTTATTGTGTTGGCTGATCGGAACAACAAGTCAGCACCTCCTTCCCCTGCTCCGGTTGGCGAGAAATCTCCATCTCCGCCGCCAAATAGATCGTCGGAGGACGATAATCCTTCACCAGCTCCCAATGTTCAACAAGACATACCTACTTCAAATACAGCATCTTCAACCGTTATGAGTTCCATGGGAGCTTTTATTATTGGTTCATATGTTATTGTTTCTTTTGTCTAAATGATTCCTTGTTTTGAGGATcctctaaataaaataaaagatcatgtatattatttatattttttttggtttggtttatgttatatatcttttatgttatgatacaataataaaaaaaatacttaattgttattttttagttttgaagTCGAAACTTTTATGTTCCTAATTAAGACTCAACTTTGAAATGCGTTAGAGTTCTCGAACTATTACAATTTTAACAATTCTTAGGCATTTTTCAGaca is part of the Impatiens glandulifera chromosome 1, dImpGla2.1, whole genome shotgun sequence genome and encodes:
- the LOC124920654 gene encoding early nodulin-like protein 1, which produces MGGTKIHLALSIIVFSLLIGNGSTYEFKVGGSVGWTVPADSNPVDYKHWAEKNRFQIGDTLLFTYGGSNDSVLYVTKEDYDNCTTSNPIDTFTNGYSVFKFQHSGHYYFISGNKDNCLKNEKIEVIVLADRNNKSAPPSPAPVGEKSPSPPPNRSSEDDNPSPAPNVQQDIPTSNTASSTVMSSMGAFIIGSYVIVSFV
- the LOC124933906 gene encoding TBC1 domain family member 15-like, producing the protein MWRAADIPTDKYYEVRAECTDVPKTKFKIKAGKTLSIRKWKSSFSPEGYVDIGRTLTRIYQGGIHPDIRGEVWEFLLGCYDPKSTYDEREQIREDRRARYTVLKAECSSLFPLIGSGKYVTAPIITEDGEPSQEPIALEQLTMENGQCITLEKETDKKIIEWKYILHQIGLDVVRTDRTLVFYEKKENLAKLWDILSVYAWFDTEVGYCQGMSDLCSPMIMLFQDEADAFWCFERFMRRTRANFRYTERSVGVEKQLCSLATVTQVIDPKLHHHLEELGGGNYLFAVRMLMVLFRREFSFGDSLYLWEMMWALEYDPEKFATYEDPDDECKGRAKSIRNYGKYEKEAMKNGGGKDGEAPLPISVFLVASVLKDKSARLLSEARGLDDVVTVSKSLM